The segment TGACCATCATTGGTTGGGGGAGGGGACCATTGCTGATCGCCTCTGGCGCTTATACGGGCACGATGCTTTCAGTATCGTGGAATCTATGCGCCGGAGTCCGGACCTACGCACTAAGCTTATCGATGACCAGCCGGTACTCCTGGGTGAGGTTGCCTATATGGCCGACTACGAGATGATTCATCATCTAGACGACCTCTTACGTCGCCGCACGCGACTTAGCCTGGTTGTGCCCAAGGACAAGCTCCGGGACAGTGCCGTACTCAGGAAAGCCGCCACCCTGCTATTCGGTGAACGGGCCGAAATCGAGTGGCAAACCTACTTTGGACCACAGAACTAGAGAGACTCAACGTATTTCTTGAAATTGTTGAGAATAGCCTGCCAACCCTCGCGTTGCATATCAATCGGGTTCTGGCCTTCGGCATCAAAAACGGTTGTTACCTTTGTTGTCTTGCCGACGCCTTCAAATCTGGTCTCAGCAAGGCGTCCGTCGCCCATGCGCAGAGCGATAAAGGACGGTGCCACAAGATCTTCGTAAACTCCCTCAAAATCAAAGCCGAAGGATCCGTCTTTTGCCTCCATGCGTGCTACGTAGCGTCCGCCCTTTTTCAGCTCACTGTTGGCACTTGGGCAACACCAGTCGTCGGATGCAAAGTTCCACTGTGTAATATGCTGGGGGGACGTCCAAGCATTCCAAACCTTTTGGAGTTCCCGCTCGATGGAAGCTTCGATTGTGACTTTGACGAAACTCATGGATAGGTCTTCCTGTTTTTTCCTGTTGGATGAATGATGCGATGTCAGCCTATTCATTCATCAGTTTACCA is part of the Deltaproteobacteria bacterium genome and harbors:
- a CDS encoding FAD-dependent oxidoreductase is translated as DHHWLGEGTIADRLWRLYGHDAFSIVESMRRSPDLRTKLIDDQPVLLGEVAYMADYEMIHHLDDLLRRRTRLSLVVPKDKLRDSAVLRKAATLLFGERAEIEWQTYFGPQN
- a CDS encoding activator of HSP90 ATPase; this translates as MSFVKVTIEASIERELQKVWNAWTSPQHITQWNFASDDWCCPSANSELKKGGRYVARMEAKDGSFGFDFEGVYEDLVAPSFIALRMGDGRLAETRFEGVGKTTKVTTVFDAEGQNPIDMQREGWQAILNNFKKYVESL